In one Pseudomonas sp. R84 genomic region, the following are encoded:
- a CDS encoding beta-ketoacyl-ACP synthase III, translating into MHNVVISGTGLYTPANSISNEELVQSFNTYVAQFNADNADAIASGEVQALTESSAAFIEKASGIKSRFVMDKDGILDPQRMAPCLPERSNDEWSVLCQMAIGAAEQALQRAGKTAADIDGVIVACSNLQRAYPAIAIEVQEALGIQGFGFDMNVACSSATFGIQAAANSVQLGQARAILMVNPEVCTGHLNFRDRDSHFIFGDAATAVVIERADTATSKYQFDVVSTKLLTKFSNNIRNNFGFLNRAAEEGIGARDKLFVQEGRKVFKDVCPMVAELIGEHLQENQLNVGDVKRFWLHQANLSMNHLIVRKLLGREATEEEAPVILDTYANTSSAGSVIAFHKYQDDLASGSLAVLSSFGAGYSIGSVILRKR; encoded by the coding sequence ATGCATAACGTCGTCATCAGCGGCACCGGCCTGTACACCCCGGCCAACAGCATCTCCAACGAAGAGCTGGTGCAGTCTTTCAATACCTACGTCGCCCAGTTCAACGCCGACAACGCCGACGCGATCGCCAGCGGCGAAGTCCAGGCCCTGACCGAATCCAGCGCTGCGTTTATCGAAAAGGCTTCCGGCATCAAGAGCCGCTTTGTCATGGACAAGGACGGCATCCTCGATCCACAACGCATGGCTCCGTGTCTGCCGGAGCGCTCCAACGACGAATGGTCGGTGCTCTGCCAGATGGCCATCGGCGCTGCCGAACAGGCCCTGCAACGCGCCGGCAAAACTGCCGCTGATATCGACGGCGTGATCGTCGCCTGCTCCAACCTGCAGCGCGCCTACCCGGCCATCGCCATCGAAGTCCAGGAAGCCTTGGGCATTCAGGGCTTCGGTTTCGACATGAACGTGGCCTGCTCCTCGGCCACCTTCGGCATCCAGGCTGCGGCCAACAGCGTGCAACTGGGCCAGGCCCGGGCGATCCTGATGGTCAACCCGGAAGTCTGCACCGGGCACCTGAACTTCCGTGACCGCGACAGCCACTTCATCTTCGGCGACGCCGCCACTGCCGTGGTCATCGAGCGCGCTGATACAGCGACCTCCAAGTACCAGTTCGACGTGGTCAGCACCAAACTGCTGACCAAGTTCTCCAACAACATCCGCAACAACTTCGGCTTCCTCAACCGTGCGGCGGAAGAGGGCATCGGTGCCCGCGACAAGCTGTTCGTGCAGGAAGGCCGCAAGGTGTTCAAGGACGTTTGCCCGATGGTTGCCGAACTTATTGGCGAGCATCTGCAAGAGAACCAGCTTAACGTCGGCGACGTGAAGCGCTTCTGGCTGCACCAGGCCAACCTGAGCATGAACCATCTGATCGTGCGCAAGTTGCTTGGTCGCGAAGCCACCGAAGAAGAAGCGCCGGTGATTCTCGATACTTACGCCAACACCAGTTCGGCGGGTTCGGTCATTGCTTTCCACAAATATCAGGATGATCTGGCGAGCGGTTCGCTGGCGGTGCTGAGTTCGTTCGGTGCCGGCTATTCGATTGGCAGCGTGATTCTGCGCAAGCGTTGA
- a CDS encoding RNA polymerase sigma factor, whose amino-acid sequence MAADETQLLVRLLAGEQQAFKELVTTYQSAMRAVAYAIVGQRHVEEVVQDAWLSVVRHIGSFEGRSSLKTWLLTITANSAKSRYKLNRREVLMDDLPSPHGTIDDDRFFSGDGHWLVAPFAWHQDTPEALLTESELRECLEHTLLNLSELQSSVLLLRERQGLELEEICNLLEISLSNVRVLLHRARLKVFATVEHFEETGEC is encoded by the coding sequence ATGGCGGCTGACGAGACCCAACTGCTTGTGCGCCTGCTGGCAGGTGAACAACAGGCTTTCAAGGAACTGGTGACGACCTATCAGAGCGCCATGCGCGCCGTGGCATATGCGATTGTCGGCCAGCGTCATGTCGAAGAAGTGGTGCAGGACGCCTGGCTTTCCGTCGTGCGCCATATCGGCAGCTTCGAAGGTCGCTCCAGTCTCAAGACCTGGCTGTTGACCATCACGGCCAACTCAGCCAAAAGCCGTTATAAACTGAATCGCCGCGAAGTGTTGATGGATGATTTGCCATCGCCCCACGGCACCATTGATGACGACCGCTTTTTTTCCGGTGACGGCCATTGGCTGGTCGCCCCGTTCGCCTGGCACCAGGACACACCGGAAGCGCTGCTGACCGAGAGCGAATTGCGCGAATGTCTGGAGCACACCCTGTTGAATCTGTCGGAACTGCAAAGCAGCGTTTTGCTGTTGCGAGAACGGCAGGGGCTGGAGTTGGAGGAGATCTGTAATCTTCTGGAGATCTCGCTCTCCAATGTCCGTGTGCTGCTGCATCGTGCGCGGCTGAAAGTCTTCGCGACCGTGGAGCATTTTGAGGAGACAGGAGAATGTTGA
- a CDS encoding zf-HC2 domain-containing protein, whose product MLTCKEQVARSSDYLDGQLSFREKWMVRHHLMFCPNCRRFIRQMRLMQATLKALPEQPEEGVDALAERLAAQRRDDSP is encoded by the coding sequence ATGTTGACCTGCAAGGAGCAAGTGGCACGATCCAGCGATTATCTCGATGGCCAGTTGAGCTTTCGTGAAAAGTGGATGGTGCGTCATCACCTGATGTTTTGCCCGAACTGCCGGCGTTTCATTCGTCAGATGCGTTTGATGCAAGCCACCTTGAAGGCGCTGCCGGAGCAACCGGAAGAGGGCGTGGATGCCTTGGCGGAACGCCTGGCGGCGCAGCGGCGGGACGATAGCCCGTAA
- a CDS encoding putative porin, whose translation MRLASTKTAAALCGGLLLAMSVPASAAVDAKLLDMLKANGSISQAQYIELQTELAKDQKAQQIAQQAQQETNEQVAAVAKKTNEKSVFDQKLAWAAKTQFKGDVRIRQETIKIDGEPNNGGRDKDRQRIRARLGAYTEINPQVDTGIRIATGGGDDARSTNQDQDNYFDKKQIWLDLGYIDYHPDQIKNLHIIGGKMLQPWVSMGDVIWDSDINPEGLAVTYKYPLGSSAELFGSLGNYNLKDNVDGDGVQFRHDLRLTAGQLGSRFNISDNLKVTLGGSVYAYQNDEDSRCTGTSTPCALAVNGNSANNEFRLYEGFSQVDIGGLPMPLSFYGQYVKNNDAVTDQDTAWLLGAKSKVFGLNLDYNYRDVQRNAVVGAFTDSDFANGTTGSRGHKFKVGYDIDKNFAIGATYFLTKADFASRTQRDADANTLQLDAEAKF comes from the coding sequence ATGCGTCTTGCTTCCACGAAAACTGCGGCGGCCCTGTGCGGTGGCTTGTTGCTGGCCATGAGTGTTCCGGCCAGTGCTGCAGTCGACGCCAAACTGCTCGACATGCTCAAGGCTAACGGTTCCATTTCCCAGGCGCAGTACATCGAACTGCAAACTGAACTGGCCAAGGATCAGAAGGCTCAGCAAATCGCGCAGCAGGCGCAGCAAGAGACCAACGAACAAGTCGCCGCCGTTGCGAAGAAAACCAACGAAAAAAGCGTCTTCGACCAGAAACTCGCCTGGGCGGCCAAGACCCAGTTCAAAGGCGATGTGCGTATCCGTCAGGAAACCATCAAGATCGACGGCGAACCGAACAACGGCGGCCGCGACAAGGATCGTCAGCGCATCCGTGCCCGTCTGGGCGCCTACACCGAGATCAACCCACAGGTCGACACCGGCATCCGTATCGCCACCGGCGGCGGCGACGATGCCCGTTCGACCAACCAGGATCAGGACAACTACTTCGACAAGAAGCAGATCTGGCTCGACCTGGGTTACATCGACTACCACCCGGATCAGATCAAGAACCTGCACATCATCGGCGGCAAGATGCTTCAGCCGTGGGTCAGCATGGGCGACGTGATCTGGGATAGCGACATCAACCCGGAAGGTCTGGCCGTTACCTACAAATACCCGTTGGGCAGCAGCGCCGAACTGTTCGGCAGCCTGGGTAACTACAACCTCAAGGACAACGTCGACGGCGATGGCGTGCAATTCCGTCACGACCTGCGTCTGACCGCTGGCCAGTTGGGTAGCCGCTTCAACATCAGCGACAACCTGAAAGTGACCCTGGGCGGCAGCGTCTACGCCTACCAGAACGACGAAGACAGCCGCTGCACCGGCACTTCCACCCCGTGCGCCCTGGCGGTCAATGGCAACTCGGCCAACAACGAATTCCGTCTGTATGAAGGGTTCAGCCAGGTCGACATCGGCGGTCTGCCGATGCCACTGTCGTTCTACGGCCAGTACGTGAAGAACAACGACGCCGTGACCGATCAGGACACCGCGTGGCTGTTGGGTGCCAAGTCGAAAGTCTTCGGCCTGAACCTCGATTACAACTATCGTGACGTGCAGCGCAACGCCGTGGTCGGCGCCTTCACCGACTCCGACTTCGCCAACGGCACCACTGGTTCCCGTGGCCACAAGTTCAAGGTCGGTTACGACATCGACAAGAACTTCGCCATTGGCGCTACGTACTTCCTGACCAAGGCCGACTTCGCCAGCCGTACCCAGCGTGATGCTGACGCCAACACCCTGCAGCTGGACGCGGAAGCCAAGTTCTAA
- a CDS encoding GNAT family N-acetyltransferase, with product MPLQRLQNLSEIASASWDALVPESQPFLRHAFLSALEDSGSVGPHTGWQPEHLLHIEDDRLIAALPSYRKWHSYGEYVFDHGWADACARAGIDYYPKLLTAVPFSPVSGPRLLAANVEDGFELLKSLPGYLEIEGLSSAHINFTDAFTDAAMAEQPGWLQRIGCQYHWQNRGYRDFQDFLDVLSSRKRKQMRKEREQVAGQGFEFEWLEGRELDEVQWDFVYACYANTYAVRRQTPYLTREFFSLLAERMPEAIRVVLAKQGSRPVAMAFSLVGGDSFYGRYWGCLAEFDRLHFETCFYQGMDYAIAQGYQRFDAGAQGEHKLIRGFEPVITHSWHYLLHPGLKAAVKDFLQQERAGILAYAEEAKTALPYRQT from the coding sequence ATGCCGTTGCAACGCCTGCAAAACCTGTCGGAAATCGCCTCGGCAAGCTGGGATGCACTAGTGCCTGAAAGCCAGCCATTTCTGCGCCACGCCTTTCTCAGTGCGCTGGAAGACAGTGGTAGCGTTGGCCCCCACACCGGCTGGCAACCGGAGCATTTGCTGCACATCGAAGATGATCGACTGATCGCCGCGTTACCCAGTTATCGCAAGTGGCATTCCTACGGCGAGTACGTGTTCGATCACGGCTGGGCCGACGCCTGCGCCCGTGCCGGCATCGATTACTACCCCAAGCTGTTGACCGCTGTGCCGTTCAGTCCGGTGAGCGGCCCGCGCTTGTTGGCGGCCAATGTCGAAGACGGTTTCGAACTGCTCAAGAGCCTGCCGGGTTATCTGGAAATCGAAGGGCTTTCCAGCGCGCACATCAATTTCACCGACGCTTTCACCGATGCTGCGATGGCCGAACAGCCTGGTTGGCTGCAACGTATTGGCTGTCAGTATCACTGGCAGAATCGCGGCTACCGCGACTTCCAGGACTTTCTCGACGTGCTCAGTTCGCGCAAGCGCAAACAGATGCGCAAGGAACGCGAGCAGGTGGCGGGGCAGGGTTTTGAATTTGAGTGGCTGGAGGGGCGCGAGCTGGACGAGGTGCAGTGGGATTTCGTCTACGCCTGTTACGCCAATACCTACGCGGTGCGCCGTCAGACCCCGTATCTGACGCGGGAATTTTTCAGTCTGTTGGCCGAGCGCATGCCCGAGGCAATCCGCGTGGTGCTGGCTAAACAGGGCTCACGGCCGGTAGCAATGGCCTTCAGTCTGGTCGGTGGCGACAGTTTCTACGGGCGCTATTGGGGGTGCCTGGCGGAGTTTGATCGACTGCACTTCGAGACCTGTTTTTATCAGGGGATGGATTATGCAATTGCCCAGGGTTATCAGCGTTTCGATGCTGGCGCTCAGGGCGAGCACAAGTTGATTCGCGGGTTCGAACCGGTGATCACGCATTCGTGGCATTACCTGCTGCATCCGGGTCTGAAAGCAGCGGTGAAGGATTTCCTGCAACAGGAGCGTGCCGGCATCCTTGCGTATGCCGAAGAAGCGAAAACAGCCTTGCCTTATCGCCAGACATAG
- the aqpZ gene encoding aquaporin Z, with amino-acid sequence MSLFKRSVTELLGTFWLVLGGCGSAVIAASSPLGIGVLGVALAFGLTVLTMAFAIGHISGCHLNPAVSVGLFIGGRFPAKELPAYIIAQVLGAILAAALIAHIASGKEGFDIAAGLASNGYGEHSPGKYSMAAGFVTELVMTAVFVIIILGATDKRAPPGLAPIAIGLGLTLIHLISIPVTNTSVNPARSTGPALMVGGWAIAQLWMFWVAPLMGAVVGGGIYRWLGKEET; translated from the coding sequence ATGTCTCTGTTCAAACGTTCAGTCACTGAGTTGTTGGGTACGTTCTGGTTGGTATTGGGTGGTTGTGGCAGCGCGGTGATTGCCGCGTCTTCACCGCTGGGAATCGGGGTGCTGGGGGTGGCCCTGGCGTTTGGTCTGACGGTGCTGACTATGGCGTTTGCCATTGGCCACATCAGCGGATGTCACCTCAACCCGGCCGTATCGGTCGGGCTGTTCATTGGCGGTCGGTTTCCGGCCAAAGAGTTGCCCGCTTACATCATTGCTCAAGTGCTCGGCGCGATTCTCGCGGCGGCGCTGATCGCCCACATCGCCAGCGGCAAGGAGGGCTTCGACATCGCCGCCGGCCTGGCGTCCAACGGTTATGGCGAACACTCGCCGGGCAAGTATTCGATGGCGGCAGGGTTTGTCACTGAGCTAGTGATGACCGCGGTGTTTGTGATAATCATCCTCGGCGCCACCGATAAACGCGCACCACCCGGGCTGGCCCCGATCGCCATCGGCCTGGGCCTGACGTTGATCCACCTGATCTCGATTCCGGTCACCAACACCTCGGTCAACCCGGCCCGAAGCACGGGACCGGCACTGATGGTCGGCGGCTGGGCGATTGCGCAGTTGTGGATGTTCTGGGTCGCCCCGTTGATGGGTGCGGTGGTCGGTGGTGGGATTTATCGGTGGTTGGGCAAAGAAGAAACCTGA
- a CDS encoding ABC transporter ATP-binding protein produces the protein MLYRRFEQLIDIFREAPTASPPDRVLPFYTYYLKQVWPSFAALLVVGLFAALIEVALFSYLSRIIDLAQGTPNPNFFSDHALELTWMLVVALVLRPIFFGLHDLLVHQTLSPGMTSMIRWQNHNYVLKQSLNFFQNDFAGRIAQRIMQTGNSLRDSAVQAVDALWHVVIYAISSLVLFAEADWRLMIPLLTWIVAYIGALYYFVPRVKDRSVEASDARSKLMGRIVDGYTNIATLKLFAHTNFEQHYAKEAIEEQTVKAQMAGRVVTSMDVVITAMNGLLIVGTTALALWLWTQSLITVGAIALATGLVIRIVNMSGWIMWVVTGIFENIGMVQDGLRTISQPVSVTDHEQAKPLEVARGEVRFEHVDFHYGKKRGIIGDLNLNIKPGEKIGLIGPSGAGKSTLVNLLLRLYDVEGGRIMIDGQNIAEVGQESLRARIGMITQDTSLLHRSIRDNLLYGKPDATDAELWDAVHKARADEFIPLLSDAEGRTGFDAHVGERGVKLSGGQRQRIAIARVLLKDAPILIMDEATSALDSEVEAAIQESLETLMQGKTVIAIAHRLSTIARMDRLVVLENGKIAESGTHAELLAHRGLYARLWAHQTGGFVGID, from the coding sequence ATGCTCTATCGCCGTTTCGAACAACTGATCGACATATTCCGTGAAGCCCCGACGGCGTCTCCGCCGGACCGCGTTCTCCCCTTCTATACCTATTACCTCAAGCAGGTCTGGCCAAGTTTTGCCGCCCTGCTCGTCGTCGGCTTGTTCGCCGCGCTGATCGAAGTAGCGCTGTTCAGTTACCTGAGCCGCATCATCGACCTGGCCCAAGGCACACCCAACCCGAATTTCTTCAGCGACCACGCCCTCGAACTGACGTGGATGCTGGTGGTTGCCCTGGTGCTGCGGCCGATCTTCTTCGGCCTGCATGACTTGCTGGTGCATCAGACCTTGAGTCCCGGCATGACCAGCATGATTCGCTGGCAGAACCACAACTACGTGCTCAAACAGAGCCTGAATTTCTTCCAGAACGACTTCGCCGGGCGCATCGCCCAACGCATCATGCAGACCGGCAACTCGCTACGTGACTCAGCGGTGCAGGCGGTGGATGCGCTGTGGCACGTGGTGATCTACGCAATCAGTTCGCTGGTGTTGTTCGCCGAGGCCGACTGGCGCCTGATGATCCCGCTGCTGACGTGGATCGTCGCCTACATCGGCGCGCTCTACTACTTCGTACCGCGGGTGAAAGATCGCTCGGTGGAGGCTTCTGACGCGCGTTCGAAACTGATGGGCCGCATCGTCGATGGCTACACCAACATCGCCACGCTGAAGCTGTTCGCCCACACCAATTTCGAACAGCATTACGCCAAGGAAGCCATCGAAGAACAGACTGTCAAAGCGCAGATGGCCGGCCGCGTCGTCACCAGCATGGACGTGGTGATCACCGCCATGAACGGCTTGTTGATCGTCGGCACCACGGCGTTGGCCCTGTGGTTGTGGACGCAGTCGCTGATCACTGTCGGGGCGATCGCCTTGGCCACTGGCCTGGTGATTCGCATCGTCAACATGTCCGGCTGGATCATGTGGGTGGTCACCGGCATTTTCGAAAACATCGGCATGGTCCAGGACGGTCTGCGCACCATTTCGCAACCGGTCAGCGTCACCGATCACGAGCAGGCCAAACCGCTGGAGGTGGCTCGCGGCGAAGTGCGTTTCGAGCACGTGGATTTTCACTACGGCAAGAAGCGCGGGATCATCGGCGACCTCAATCTGAACATCAAACCGGGCGAGAAAATCGGCTTGATCGGGCCGTCCGGCGCCGGCAAATCAACGCTGGTCAACCTGCTGCTGCGCCTGTACGACGTCGAAGGCGGACGGATTATGATCGACGGCCAGAACATCGCCGAAGTCGGTCAGGAAAGCCTGCGCGCGCGGATCGGCATGATCACCCAGGACACCTCGCTGCTGCACCGCTCGATCCGCGACAACTTGTTGTACGGCAAACCGGACGCGACTGATGCCGAGCTGTGGGATGCGGTGCACAAGGCCCGCGCCGATGAGTTCATTCCGCTGCTGTCGGACGCTGAGGGCCGCACCGGATTCGATGCGCATGTCGGTGAGCGTGGGGTGAAACTGTCCGGCGGCCAGCGCCAGCGCATTGCGATTGCGCGAGTGCTGCTCAAGGACGCGCCGATTTTGATCATGGACGAAGCGACCTCGGCACTGGATTCGGAAGTCGAAGCGGCGATTCAGGAAAGCCTGGAAACCCTGATGCAGGGTAAAACCGTGATCGCGATTGCGCACCGACTCTCGACCATCGCGCGCATGGATCGGCTGGTGGTGCTGGAGAACGGGAAGATTGCCGAGAGCGGCACCCATGCTGAACTGTTGGCTCATCGCGGGTTGTATGCACGGCTTTGGGCGCATCAGACCGGGGGGTTTGTCGGCATCGACTGA
- a CDS encoding peptidylprolyl isomerase: MLKKLALAAGTVLFAANLMAATPAKAPHVLLDTTNGQIEIELDPVKAPISTKNFLDYVNSGFYTNTIFHRVIPGFMAQGGGFTQQMQQKDTKAPIKNEASNGLHNVRGTLSMARTSNPDSATSQFFINVADNAFLDPGRDAGYAVFAKVVKGMDVVDIIVNSQTTTKSGMQNVPVDPVIIKSAKVID; encoded by the coding sequence ATGCTGAAAAAACTCGCCCTCGCCGCTGGTACTGTGCTGTTTGCCGCCAACCTGATGGCTGCCACGCCGGCCAAAGCACCGCACGTGCTGCTGGACACCACCAACGGCCAGATCGAAATCGAACTGGACCCGGTCAAGGCGCCGATCAGTACCAAGAACTTTCTCGATTACGTCAACAGCGGCTTCTACACCAACACCATTTTCCACCGTGTGATCCCGGGCTTCATGGCTCAGGGCGGCGGCTTCACCCAGCAGATGCAACAGAAAGACACCAAGGCACCGATCAAGAACGAAGCCAGCAACGGCCTGCACAACGTTCGCGGCACCTTGTCGATGGCACGCACCTCCAACCCGGATTCGGCCACCAGCCAGTTCTTCATCAACGTGGCTGACAACGCGTTCCTTGATCCGGGCCGTGACGCCGGTTACGCGGTGTTCGCCAAAGTGGTCAAGGGCATGGACGTGGTCGACATCATCGTCAACTCGCAAACCACCACCAAAAGCGGCATGCAAAACGTGCCTGTCGACCCTGTGATCATCAAGTCGGCCAAAGTCATCGACTAA
- a CDS encoding alpha/beta hydrolase — MAYFEHDGCNLHYEEYGHGTPLLLVHGLGSSTLDWEMQIPALAAHFRVVVPDIRGHGRSDKPRERYSIAGFSADLLALIEHLNLGPVHYVGLSMGGMIGFQFGVDHPQMLKSLSIVNSAPEVKIRSRDDYWQWFKRWSLMRVLSLAAIGKALGGKLFPKPEQADLRQKMAERWAKNDKRAYLASFDAIVGWGVQERLSRVTCPTLVISADRDYTPVALKETYVKLLPNARLVVIADSRHATPLDQPERFNQTLLEFLAAADIQSQDH, encoded by the coding sequence ATGGCGTATTTCGAGCACGATGGTTGCAACCTGCACTACGAGGAATATGGCCACGGCACGCCGTTGCTGCTGGTTCACGGGCTCGGTTCGAGCACGCTGGACTGGGAAATGCAGATCCCGGCTCTGGCCGCGCATTTTCGGGTGGTCGTCCCCGATATTCGCGGCCACGGGCGCTCGGACAAACCGCGCGAGCGCTACAGCATTGCCGGTTTCAGCGCCGACCTGCTGGCGCTGATCGAGCACTTGAACCTTGGCCCGGTGCATTACGTCGGGCTATCGATGGGCGGCATGATCGGCTTCCAGTTCGGCGTCGATCATCCGCAAATGCTCAAGAGCCTGTCCATCGTCAACAGCGCGCCCGAAGTCAAAATCCGCAGCCGCGATGACTACTGGCAGTGGTTCAAACGCTGGAGCCTGATGCGCGTGCTGAGTCTCGCGGCCATTGGCAAAGCGCTGGGCGGCAAACTTTTTCCGAAACCCGAACAAGCCGATCTGCGGCAGAAAATGGCCGAACGCTGGGCAAAAAACGACAAACGTGCTTATCTCGCCAGCTTCGATGCGATTGTTGGCTGGGGCGTTCAGGAACGACTTTCCCGGGTGACCTGTCCAACGCTCGTCATCAGCGCCGACCGTGACTACACACCGGTTGCGCTGAAAGAAACCTATGTAAAACTGCTGCCGAATGCGCGGCTGGTGGTAATCGCCGATTCGCGCCACGCCACTCCGCTCGATCAACCCGAACGCTTCAATCAAACGCTGCTGGAGTTTCTCGCCGCAGCCGATATTCAATCTCAGGATCACTGA
- a CDS encoding LysR family transcriptional regulator: protein MKAPRVTLDQWRTLQAVVDHGGFAQAAEALHRSQSSVSYTVARMQDQLGVPLLRIDGRKAVLTEAGGVLLRRSRQLVKQASQLEDLAHHMEQGWEAEVRLVVDAAYPSARIVRALTAFMPQSRGCRVRLREEVLSGVEEVLLEGVADLAITGLSIPGYLGAELSDVEFVAVAHPDHPLHRLNRELSFQDLETQMQVVIRDSGRQQPRDVGWLGAEQRWTVGSLATAATFVSSGLGFAWLPRHMIERELKDGSLKLLPLDRGGNRNSSFYLYSNKDKPLGPATQILIELLRTFDTLPLDAPFAAPEQA from the coding sequence ATGAAAGCGCCCCGCGTGACCCTTGATCAATGGCGAACATTGCAGGCCGTGGTCGACCACGGCGGATTCGCCCAGGCCGCCGAGGCCTTGCACCGTTCGCAATCGTCGGTGAGCTACACCGTCGCCCGCATGCAGGACCAGCTCGGCGTGCCGTTGCTGCGCATCGATGGGCGTAAAGCCGTGCTCACCGAGGCCGGCGGCGTGCTGCTACGTCGCTCGCGGCAACTGGTGAAACAGGCCAGTCAACTGGAAGACCTCGCCCATCACATGGAACAAGGTTGGGAAGCCGAGGTGCGGCTGGTAGTCGATGCGGCCTACCCGAGCGCGCGCATCGTCCGCGCATTGACCGCGTTCATGCCGCAGAGTCGCGGCTGCCGCGTGCGTCTGCGTGAGGAAGTGTTGTCGGGTGTAGAGGAAGTGCTGCTCGAAGGCGTGGCCGATCTGGCCATCACTGGCCTGAGCATTCCCGGCTACCTCGGCGCGGAATTGAGTGACGTCGAGTTCGTCGCCGTCGCCCATCCCGATCACCCGCTGCATCGGCTCAATCGCGAGCTGAGCTTTCAGGATCTGGAGACCCAGATGCAAGTGGTCATCCGCGACTCCGGCCGCCAGCAGCCGCGGGATGTCGGCTGGCTCGGCGCCGAGCAGCGCTGGACCGTCGGCAGCCTCGCCACGGCGGCCACATTCGTCAGCAGCGGCCTCGGTTTTGCCTGGCTGCCCCGGCACATGATCGAGCGGGAACTAAAAGATGGTTCGCTCAAGCTGCTACCGTTGGACAGGGGCGGCAACCGCAATTCCAGCTTCTATCTGTATTCGAACAAGGACAAACCCCTGGGCCCGGCCACGCAAATCCTCATCGAACTGCTGCGTACCTTCGACACCTTGCCGCTGGACGCCCCGTTCGCCGCCCCTGAACAAGCCTGA
- a CDS encoding 3-phosphoglycerate kinase, with protein sequence MKKFCCVLLALLPLTAFAYPIDVQKELNGMKIDYETFDTDNDIGSIRVANYGDVDATCKAVFSNGPEAPRTRNIEVAAGKHKNATAKFTREIIKLRIKLSCVPK encoded by the coding sequence ATGAAAAAATTCTGTTGTGTGCTGCTGGCGCTGCTACCGCTGACTGCTTTTGCGTACCCGATCGATGTGCAGAAAGAACTCAACGGCATGAAGATCGATTACGAGACCTTCGACACCGATAACGACATCGGCTCGATTCGGGTGGCCAACTACGGTGACGTCGATGCGACATGCAAAGCCGTGTTCAGCAATGGCCCGGAAGCACCGCGCACCCGCAACATCGAAGTGGCAGCCGGCAAACATAAAAACGCCACGGCCAAGTTCACCCGCGAGATCATCAAGCTGCGCATCAAACTGAGCTGCGTCCCGAAATAA
- a CDS encoding FMN-dependent NADH-azoreductase codes for MSRVLIIESSARQQDSVSRQLTQTFISQWKAAHPNDQITVRDLAANPVPHLDSNLLGGWMKPAEQRNANEQSSLDRSNELTDELLAADVLVMAAPMYNFAIPSTLKAWLDHVLRAGVTFKYTETGPQGLLSGKRAYVLTARGGIYAGGPADHQEPYLRQVMGFIGINDVTFIHAEGMNLGGDFQEKGLNQANAKLSQVA; via the coding sequence ATGTCCCGCGTTCTGATCATCGAAAGCAGCGCCCGCCAGCAAGACTCGGTATCCCGTCAACTGACCCAGACCTTCATCAGTCAGTGGAAAGCTGCGCATCCCAACGATCAGATCACCGTACGTGACCTCGCCGCGAACCCGGTACCACACCTGGACAGCAACCTGCTGGGTGGCTGGATGAAGCCCGCCGAGCAGCGCAACGCCAACGAGCAATCGTCGCTGGACCGTTCCAACGAATTGACCGATGAGTTGCTCGCCGCCGACGTGCTGGTGATGGCCGCGCCGATGTACAACTTTGCGATCCCGAGCACCCTCAAGGCCTGGCTCGACCACGTGCTGCGTGCCGGTGTGACCTTCAAGTACACCGAAACCGGCCCGCAAGGTCTGCTCAGCGGCAAACGTGCCTACGTACTGACCGCTCGCGGCGGCATCTACGCCGGTGGCCCGGCGGATCATCAGGAACCGTATCTGCGTCAGGTCATGGGTTTCATCGGCATCAACGACGTGACGTTCATTCACGCCGAGGGCATGAACCTCGGTGGCGACTTCCAGGAGAAGGGTCTGAATCAGGCCAACGCCAAGCTGTCCCAGGTCGCTTGA